The Coffea arabica cultivar ET-39 chromosome 3c, Coffea Arabica ET-39 HiFi, whole genome shotgun sequence genome contains a region encoding:
- the LOC113735654 gene encoding uncharacterized protein: MRLRGGDPARGRLLLVALAILGVSVVVSADPYEHKSSPPPPYEYKSPPPPSPSPPPYEYKSPPPPPYEYKSPPPPSPSPPPYEYKSPPPPPYEYKSPPPPSPSPAPYEYKSPPPPPYEYKSPPPPPYEYKSPPPPSPSPAPYEYKSPPPPPYEYKSPPPPPYEYKSPPPPSPSPPPYEYKSPPPPPYEYKSPPPPSPSPAPYEYKSPPPPPYEYKSPPPPSPSPAPYEYKSPPPPPYEYKSPPPPSPSPPPPYEYKSPPPPSPSPAPYKYKSPPPPPYEYKSPPPPSPSPAPYKYKSPPPPPYEYKSPPPPPYEYKSPPPPSPSPAPYKYKSPPPPPYEYKSPPPPSPSPAPYKYKSPPPPPYEYKSPPPPSPSPPPPYEYKSPPPPSPSPAPYKYKSPPPPPYEYKSPPPPSPSPLPPYEYKSPPPPSPSPAPYEYKSPPPPPYEYKSPPPPSPSPAPYEYKSPPPPPYEYKSPPPPSPSPAPYEYKSPPPPPMKPPHPPYYYNSPPPPVKPPHPPYYYNSPPPPVKPPHPPYYYTSPPPPPMKPPHPPYYYNSPPPPMKPPHPPYYYNSPPPPVKPPHPPYYYTSPPPPPMKPPHPPYYYNSPPPPMKPPHPPYYYNSPPPPSPSPAPYEYKSPPPPPMKPPHPPYYYNSPPPPVKPPHPPYYYNSPPPPVKPPHPPYYYTSPPPPVPYHPHPHHPMLVKVVGKVYCYRCYDWDYPKKSHDKKHLKGAVVEVTCKVGDKKIVAYGKTKINGKYSITLEGFDYGKYGAKACMAKLHMAPKDSKCNIPTNLHWGKTGAELRVKSKTDYEVVLYAKPFAYAPKTPYEECEKPKPTPAPYHYISPPPPTYVYKSPPPPPPTYLYKSPPPPVKPPPKPYYYVSPPPPTYVYKSPPPPPPTYLYKSPPPPVKPPPKPYHYVSPPPPTVSPPHYYYTSPPPPVKPPPKPYHYISPPPPEKSPPPPYPYISPPPPEKSPPPPYPYISPPPPEKSPPPPYPYISPPPPEKSPPPPYPYISPPPPEKSPPPPYPYISPPPPEKSPPPPYPYISPPPPEKSPPPPYPYISPPPPEKSPPPPYPYISPPPPEKSPPPPYPYISPPPPEKSPPPPYHYTSPPPPEKSPPPPVYTYASPPPPTHY, from the exons ATGAGGCTTCGAGGCGGCGACCCCGCCAGGGGTCGTCTGTTGCTAGTGGCATTGGCCATTTTGGGTGTTTCAGTGGTGGTCTCAGCAGACCCTTATGAGCACAAGTCTTCTCCACCACCACCATATGAGTACAAGTCTCCACCACCACCCTCACCTTCACCTCCACCATATGAATATAAGTCTCCTCCCCCACCACCATATGAGTACAAGTCTCCACCACCACCCTCTCCTTCACCACCACCATATGAGTACAAGTCTCCTCCCCCACCACCATATGAGTACAAGTCTCCACCACCACCCTCACCTTCACCTGCACCGTATGAATACAAGTCTCCTCCCCCACCACCATATGAATATAAATCTCCTCCCCCACCACCATATGAGTACAAGTCTCCACCACCACCCTCTCCTTCACCTGCACCATATGAATACAAgtctcctccaccaccaccatatGAATATAAGTCTCCTCCCCCACCACCATATGAGTACAAGTCTCCACCACCACCCTCTCCTTCACCTCCACCATATGAGTACAAGTCTCCTCCCCCACCACCATATGAGTACAAGTCTCCACCACCACCCTCACCTTCACCTGCACCGTATGAATACAAGTCTCCTCCCCCACCACCATATGAATATAAGTCTCCTCCACCACCCTCTCCTTCACCTGCACCATATGAATACAAgtctcctccaccaccaccatatGAATATAAGTCTCCTCCTCCACCTTCACCCTCTCCACCACCACCATATGAGTACAAGTCTCCACCACCACCCTCTCCTTCACCTGCACCATATAAATACAAgtctcctccaccaccaccatatGAATATAAGTCTCCTCCTCCACCTTCACCTTCACCTGCACCATATAAATACAAgtctcctccaccaccaccatatGAATATAAGTCTCCTCCCCCACCACCATATGAGTACAAGTCTCCACCACCACCCTCTCCTTCACCTGCACCATATAAATACAAGTCTCCTCCCCCACCACCATATGAGTACAAGTCTCCACCACCACCCTCTCCTTCACCTGCACCATATAAATACAAgtctcctccaccaccaccatatGAATATAAGTCTCCTCCTCCACCTTCACCCTCTCCACCACCACCATATGAGTACAAGTCTCCACCACCACCCTCTCCTTCACCTGCACCATATAAATACAAgtctcctccaccaccaccatatGAATATAAGTCTCCTCCTCCACCTTCACCCTCTCCACTACCACCATATGAGTACAAGTCTCCACCACCACCCTCTCCTTCACCTGCACCATATGAGTACAAGTCTCCTCCCCCACCACCATATGAGTACAAGTCTCCACCACCACCCTCACCTTCACCTGCACCGTATGAATACAAGTCTCCTCCCCCACCACCATATGAATATAAGTCTCCACCACCGCCCTCTCCTTCACCTGCACCATATGAATACAAgtctcctccaccaccaccaatgAAGCCTCCACATCCACCATACTACTATAattctccaccaccaccagTGAAGCCTCCACATCCGCCATACTACTATAATTCTCCGCCACCACCAGTTAAGCCACCACATCCACCATACTACTACACttctcctccaccaccaccaatgAAGCCTCCACATCCACCATACTACTATAATTCTCCACCACCGCCAATGAAGCCTCCACATCCGCCATACTACTATAattctccaccaccaccagTTAAGCCACCACATCCACCATACTACTACACttctcctccaccaccaccaatgAAGCCTCCACATCCACCATACTACTATAATTCTCCACCACCGCCAATGAAGCCTCCACATCCGCCATACTACTATAATTCTCCACCACCGCCCTCTCCTTCACCTGCACCATATGAATACAAgtctcctccaccaccaccaatgAAGCCTCCACATCCACCATACTACTATAattctccaccaccaccagTGAAGCCTCCACATCCGCCATACTACTATAattctccaccaccaccagTGAAGCCTCCACATCCACCATACTACTACACTTCTCCACCACCACCAGTTCCTTaccacccccacccccaccaCCCCATGCTCGTTAAGGTAGTTGGAAAAGTTTACTGCTACAGATGCTACGACTGGGACTACCCAAAGAAATCCCATGACAAGAAACATCTCAAAG GAGCTGTAGTAGAGGTTACGTGCAAGGTTGGTGACAAGAAGATTGTGGCATATGGAAAAACTAAGATTAATGGAAAGTACAGCATCACACTTGAAGGGTTTGATTATGGCAAATATGGAGCTAAGGCATGCATGGCTAAGCTGCACATGGCGCCAAAGGATTCCAAATGCAACATTCCAACCAATCTCCACTGGGGCAAAACGGGTGCTGAACTCAGAGTCAAGTCCAAGACTGACTATGAAGTCGTGCTCTACGCAAAACCATTTGCTTATGCTCCCAAGACTCCTTATGAGGAATGTGAGAAGCCCAAGCCAACTCCTGCTCCTTACCACTACATATCTCCTCCGCCACCAACTTATGTCTATAAatcaccaccacctccaccaccaaCTTACCTATACAAGTCACCGCCACCACCGGTGAAACCTCCACCAAAGCCGTATTATTACGTCTCCCCACCACCACCAACTTATGTCTATAAatcaccaccacctccaccaccaaCTTACCTATACAAGTCACCGCCACCACCGGTGAAACCTCCGCCAAAGCCGTATCATTACGTCTCCCCACCACCACCTACTGTATCTCCACCGCATTATTACTACacatcaccaccaccaccggTGAAACCTCCGCCAAAGCCGTATCATTACATCTCCCCACCACCACCGGAGAAATCTCCACCACCACCCTATCCTTACATCTCCCCGCCACCGCCGGAGAAATCTCCACCACCACCCTATCCTTACATCTCCCCACCACCGCCGGAGAAATCTCCACCACCGCCGTATCCTTACATCTCCCCACCACCGCCGGAGAAATCTCCACCACCGCCGTATCCTTACATCTCCCCACCACCGCCGGAGAAATCTCCACCACCACCCTATCCTTACATCTCCCCGCCACCGCCGGAGAAATCTCCACCACCACCCTATCCTTACATCTCCCCGCCACCGCCGGAGAAATCTCCACCACCACCCTATCCTTACATCTCCCCACCACCGCCGGAGAAATCTCCACCACCACCTTATCCTTACATCTCCCCGCCACCGCCGGAGAAATCTCCACCACCACCTTATCCTTACATCTCCCCACCACCGCCGGAGAAATCTCCACCACCTCCATACCACTACACCTCACCTCCCCCACCCGAAAAATCACCTCCTCCACCAGTCTACACTTATGCTTCTCCCCCACCCCCAACTCACTACTGA